From one uncultured Methanoregula sp. genomic stretch:
- a CDS encoding HTH domain-containing protein, translating into MEESLTFLKLAELVLDVTKHPLGYYEIWEEAVKTGLSKRVNTKGKTPWDSIGAQVYVDIRDNPKSPFYQVSKRPTKFSLKKYSNIPITVQEKPVEKKTRDCYSERDLHPLVTRFVYANQHFKALIKTIFHESSSNEKRDSTNGFTRILLAPICL; encoded by the coding sequence ACTCGCGGAACTTGTTCTCGATGTGACAAAACATCCGTTAGGATATTATGAAATCTGGGAGGAAGCAGTAAAAACCGGATTATCCAAGCGTGTCAATACCAAGGGAAAAACACCATGGGACTCTATTGGGGCTCAAGTCTATGTAGATATTCGGGATAATCCCAAATCCCCGTTTTATCAGGTTAGCAAACGACCCACGAAATTTTCTCTCAAGAAATATTCCAATATACCAATTACCGTTCAGGAAAAACCTGTTGAGAAGAAGACACGGGATTGCTATTCCGAACGGGATCTTCATCCACTTGTTACGCGGTTTGTGTATGCAAATCAGCATTTCAAAGCTCTCATCAAGACAATCTTCCATGAATCTTCATCAAATGAAAAAAGGGATTCAACGAATGGCTTCACCCGGATCTTGTTGGCGCCTATCTGCCTTTGA